From Magnolia sinica isolate HGM2019 chromosome 13, MsV1, whole genome shotgun sequence, one genomic window encodes:
- the LOC131223117 gene encoding umecyanin-like isoform X5, which yields MDDPLRRCSILPQLAGGKTFVVGDILSFNFSPQGHDVATVTKAQYDACTAPSEGNIIRTSPANITLSTAGNHYYICTFSGHCSAGQKLTVNVVSSSTATPTIPATPPTVSAGDPSPPPTSGDSTPPNTAPSFVAGFGTAGVVAAIFSAFFL from the exons ATGGACGATCCCCTCAGGAGGTGCTCAATTCTACCCCAATTGGCCGGCGGCAAGACGTTCGTCGTTGGCGACATTCTCT CCTTCAATTTCAGCCCTCAAGGCCACGATGTTGCCACGGTGACGAAGGCACAGTACGATGCCTGCACTGCACCCTCCGAGGGTAATATCATCAGAACGAGCCCAGCAAACATCACTCTCAGCACTGCCGGCAATCACTACTACATCTGCACATTCTCTGGGCACTGTTCGGCCGGACAGAAGCTAACCGTCAACGTTGTCTCCTCGAGCACTGCCACCCCAACAATCCCAGCAACACCCCCCACCGTCTCAGCCGGCGACCcttcaccaccacccacatcaGGCGACTCCACACCCCCAAACACTGCCCCGTCTTTTGTCGCCGGCTTTGGCACTGCAGGTGTTGTTGCCGCCATCTTCTCCGCCTTCTTCCTTTAG